The nucleotide sequence CGCCGAGGGAGGCGTGGTGTTTATTGTGACGCATGGTGTTGTTTTAGATTTGGTCCCCGATCGGCAATCCGGTCGCAGCGTTGGGCGGCAGCGGACGGCGCGAGGACCTGGATTCAGTAGTGAGTAGTGAGTAGCGGGTAGCGAGTAGAAGAACAGCGGGCGGAGCGTGATGCTCCCTACCCGCTACTCGATGCTCGCTACTTCCGATTAGGCTTCCTTCTTCGTGTCGAGGAGGCGCTCGTCGAACTTCATGCCGAGGGACAGGCCGAGGGCTTCGAGCTTTTCCTTGATCTCGTTGAGGGACTTCTTGCCGAAGTTGCGGTACTTGAGCATCTCCTGCTCGGTCTTCATGGCGAGTTCGCCGACCGTGGTGATGTTCGCGTTGTTCAAGCAGTTCGCCGCGCGGACGGACAGCTCGATCTCGTTGACCGACATGTTGAGGAGCTTGCGGAGCTTGTTCTGCTCCTCGGAGACCTCGGCGGCGACGCTCTCGAACTCGTAGGCTTCCTGCGAGACGCGGTCGAACACGTCGAGGTGGTGCTTGAGGATCGAGGCGGACTGCTTGAGGGCGTCGTCCGGGGTGATGCGGCCGTCGGTCCAGACCTCGAGGACGAGCTTGTCGTAGTCGGTGATCTGGCCCACGCGGGTGTTCTCGACCGCGTAGCGGACGAGGCGAACCGGGGAGAAGAGGGAGTCGATCGGGATGACGCCGATGGCCTGCTCTTCCTTCTTGTTGTTCTCGCCGGGGCAGTAGCCGCGGCCGGTCTTGATCTCGATCTCGGCCTCGAAGGCCTGCTTCTTGTCGAGGGTGCAGATGACCTGGTCGGGGTTGACGATCTTGATGTTGGCGTCGGCCTGGATGTCGGCGGCGGTGACCGGGCCTTCCTTGTTCACCTTGAGGCTCAGGCGCACGGGCTCGCGCTTCTCGGAGACGATGAGGACCTTCTTGAGGTTGAGGACGATGTCGGTGACATCCTCGACCACGCCGTCGACGGACTGGAACTCGTGGTTCACGCCCTCGATCTTGATGGAGCTGATGGCGCTGCCCTCGATGGAGCTGAGGAGGATGCGGCGCAGGGAGTTGCCAATGGTGTGGCCATAACCGGCCTCAAAGGGCTCGGCGATGAACTTGGCGTAGGTGGACGTGGCGCCCTCCTCGATCTTGGTGAGCTTGGAGGGAATTTCGAATTTTCCGAGACGCTTGGGCATGGGATGGGAGATTTGAGTTGGAGAAGTGGGATGAAGCGACCGGCACAAACAGCTTAGAAGCGGGAATAGTACTCGACGATGAGCTGCTCGTTGATGGAGGGCTCCATCTCGTCGCGGGTGGGCAGGCGGGTGATGGTGCCCTTGAGGGCCTCATCGTTGCGCACGAGCCAGCCGGGGACCACGCGGGCGCGGTTCTCTTCGATCGCGCGGGTGGCGAGCTGGCGGGAGGAGTTGGAACCGCGGATCTCGACCTCGTCGCCCTGGACGACGTTGTAGCTCGAGATGTCGACCTTGCGGCCGTTGACGCGGACGTGGCCGTGGTTGACCAGCTGGCGGGCGGCGGCGCGGCTCTTGGCGAAACCCAGGAGGTAGACGACGCTGTCGAGACGGGTCTCGAGGAGCTGGAGGAAGCGCTCGCCGGTGACGCCGCGCTCGCGCTTGGCGATGGCGAACACGCGGCGGAACTGGCGCTCGAGGAGGCCGTAGATGAAGCGGAGCTTCTGCTTCTCGTTGAGGCCGACGGCGTACTCGGAGAGCTTGCGGCGCGATTTCGGGCCGTGCTGGCCGGGCGGGAAATTGCGGCGCTCAAGCACCTTGGCCGAGCCAACGATGTATTGGCCGAAGCGGCGACTGATGCGGGTGGTGGGTCCAGTGTAACGAGCCATGGTGGGATCCTAGATTTTAAATGGGTGGGAGGAGGGCTGAGGCGGGCTCAGACGCGACGCTTCTTGCGGGGGCGGCAGCCGTTGTGGGGCACCGGGGTGACGTCGATGATGGAGGAGATCTCGAGGCCGATGGCCTGAAGACCGCGGATGGCGGAGTCACGACCGAGGCCGGGACCGCTCACGCGGATCTGAACCTCCTTGAGGCCGTGGGCCATGGCGTTGCGGGCGGCGTCCTGGGCCACGACCTGGGCGGCGTAGGCGGTGGACTTGCGCGAGCCGCGGAAGTTGCACTTGCCGGCGGACGACCAGGAGATGACGTTGCCCTTCGCGTCCGTGATGGAGACGATGGTGTTGTTGAACGTCGCGGCGATGTTCGCGATGCCGGAGGTGATGTTCTTGGAACCCTTGGCCTTGCGGACCTTGATGGTCGCCAGTTCTTCCTTGAGGAGATCCTCGGCGGTGGCGGCCTTCGGCACGCCGCCCACGAGTTCAACGGGCTTCTCGGCGACGGGCGCGACGGCCTCGCCGTCAGCGGCCTTGGGGGCCTTCGGGGCCTTGGCGGGCTTGGCCTCGGCGGCCGGAGCGGCGGCGGCGCCTTCAGCGGCGGGGGCGGCCTTCTTGACCTTTTCCTTCTTGGGAGCGGATTTGTCTTCGGACATGTAAGTGTGGTTTTAAGATTAGACTTCCTTGGCCTTCGTGACGCCGACGGTCTTGCGCGGGCCCTTGCGGGTGCGGGCGTTGGTGCTGGTGCGCTGGCCGCGGACGGGCAGGCTGCGGCGGTGACGGATGCCGCGGTAGCAATTGATGGCCTGGAGGCGCTTCAGGTTGCTGGCGATGTCACGGCGGAGATCGCCCTCCACCACCCACTTGTTGTCGGTGATGATGTGGAGAATCTTGTTGAGCTGCTCCTCGGAGAGGTCCGAGGCGCGCATGTTGGCATCCAGACCGGCGGTCTCGATGATGAGATCAGCCCGGGCAGGGCCGATGCCGTAGATATACCGGAGGGAATATCCAATTTTCTTTTTGGCGGGGAGTTCGACGCCGAGGAGACGAGGCATGGTGTTGGTGGTTGAGAGTTAGTTGTTGAGAGTGAGGAAAGGGAAAAGTTCAGGTGGCGCGCGGGATCGTGAGGATCTCGGGGCCGGAATCAGTGGTGAGCACGGTGTGTTCGAAGTGGGCGGAGGGCGAACCGTCGGCGGTGACGACCGTCCAGCCGTCGGCGAGGGTGCGGACCCGGTAGCTGCCGAGGTTGACCATGGGCTCGATGGCGAGGGTCATGCCGGCCTTGATCTTCTCGCCGGAGTTCTTCCGGCCGAAGTTCGGGATCTGCGGTTCCTCGTGCATCTCGCGGCCGACCCCGTGGCCGACCATCTCGCGGACGACGCCGAAGCCGCGGGCCTCGACGAAGGTCTGGATGGCGTGGGAGATGTCGCCGATGCGGTTCCCGACCTGGGCCTGCCGGATGCCGATGGCGAGGGCTTCCTCGGTGGCGGCCAGCAGCTCGGCGGTGCGGGGGGCGATGGCGCCGACCGCGACCGTGGTGGCGTTGTCGCCGACGTAGCCGTCGTATTCGACGACCACGTCCAGGGCGATGACATCGCCGTCGCGCAGGATGCGCTTCAGGGAGCCGATGCCGTGGACCACCTCTTCATTGACCGAGAGGCAGGTGTAGGCGGGATAACGTCGGGAATGCAACTGGTAGCCGTGGCAGGCGCTGCGGGCGCCGAACGAGGCGATGAGATCGCGGCCGATTTGATCCAAGTCGTAGGTCGTGATACCGGGGCGAACCTGGGCCTTCAGCCGCGCCAGAACGGTGGCGGCGATGGCACAGGATTCACGCATCCGCTTGATGGCGTCCGAGTTTTTGATCGGGATCATCAGGCGGCGGCGTGGAGGGCCTCACAGAGGAGACCCTGGGTGCGGTAATGGGTGACGATGTCCGCCGGGGCGGCGGGGGCGACGAGGCAGGCGGTGAGAGTCTCATCGCGGGCCTCGAGCCATTCATCGAACACCAACGCTTGGAGCAGCGTAGCCGGGAAGCCTTCGAGAAGGAATCCCGCATCGGGTTTGCGCGCCCAGAACCATTTGCGCAGAAGCGCGAGATGGATCCGTTCCGGCACGGCGGAGCCGTGCGAGAGCGCCGACCCGGCCTGCTGGCCGAGGGGCGTGCGTCGCGAAATCTCCTGTTGCACAAGTAACGCAGGAGAGACGTGCTCAAGATTCAAAGAACGACCCGGGAGAACCAGCCCCGCGGGAAGCGGGGCGGATGGACCAAGGAGAAGGAACTTCGCTCGCGCCGGGGCGAGAGCGGAAAAGGCGCTGGAGTGTTCAGCCCCTATCACTGAAGTAAAGTATTAAAGAGCCCACTGGCGGAAGGCCCAGGCGGCCAGACCGATCAGTAGCATAACCACCATAAAGGCAGTAATTTGCAGCACAGCCTTGTCGCTGGCGGCTTCGCCCAGCTGGACGCTGGCGGAGGCGCTGCGACCGCGAATGCGACCTTTTTTGAGGAAGCCGTCGTAGTGGCGCTGGAGGAGGAAGGTCTCGATCTGACGCATCGTGTCGAGGATGACGCCCACGGTGATCAGCATGCCGGTGCCGCCGAAGAAGTAGGCGATGCGGGAAGGCACCTTCAGTTCGAACAGCAGCAGGTCGGGGATGATGGCGATGATCGTGAGGAAGATGGCGCCGGCGAGGGTCAGGCGCGTCATGATGAAGTCGAGGAAGCCGGCCGTCGGCTCACCGGGACGCACGCCGGGGATGTAGCCGCCGTACTTCTTCAGGTCGTCGGCGATCTGGATCGGCTTGAACATGACGGAGACCCAGAAATAGCTGAAGAACAGGATGAGGAGGGTCATGCCGATGTAGTAGATCGGATGGCCGCGGAGCAGGTCGTTGGAGAACTCGACGAGGAACTTGATGTTAAACGCCGCGCCGGCCTGCGACATGATCTGCTGCGGGAACAGGAGGATGGCGCTGGCGAAGATCACGGGCATGACGCCCGAGTAGTTGACCTTGAGCGGCAGGAAGGAGCTCTGGCCGCCGTAGACCTTCTGGCCGACGACGCGCTTGGCGTACTGGACCGGGATCTTGCGCTGGCCCTGGGTGACGGCAATGATGCCGACCGTGACGATGATGAACAGGGCGAGCATCATGACGCCCTCGATGGCGCCGAGCTTGGCCACGCCGACGGGGGCGAAGAACAGCTGGTAGGTGGCGACGGCCGCGCCGGGGATGTCCTGGAGGATGCCGACGGTGATGAGCAGGGAGACACCATTGCCGATGCCGCGCTGGGTGATCTGCTCACCGAGCCACATGAGGAGCATGGTGCCCGCGGTCATGAAGATCGTGGACTGGACCATGAACCAGAATTTGCTGACGACGACGATCTGGCCGTAGGTGTTGATGTCGTAGCCGGGGAAGAGGCGCGCGGGATTCTCGAGCGCCATGATCAGCAGCACGCCCTGGATGAGACAGATGAGGACCGTCGCATAGCGGGTGTATTGCGTGAGCTTCTGGCGGCCGACATCGCCCTCCTGCTGGAGGCGGCTGAGAGCCGGCACGACGGCGGTCATCAGCTGGAAGATGATGGACGCGCTGATGTAGGGCATGATGCCCAGGGCGCAGACGGCGCCCTTCACGAGCGCGCCGCCGGTGAACATGTTGTAGAGCCCCACGAGGCCGCCGCCGCCGCCGGCCGTCTGGTCGGCGAAGAACCGCGTGAGTGGCGCGGGGTCGATGCCCGGCAGCGGGATGTGAGCCCCGACGCGAGCCACGAAGAGCAGACCCAGGGTGTAGAGGATCCGCGAGCGGAGCTCGGGGATCTTCATGGAGTTCGTGAAGGCGGAAAACATGAGGAGGGAGACGGGGAGGGTTGCGGGTGGCGGGCCCGGGGGCCCCCTGCCCTGCTTAGGCGACGGTCGCCGAGCCGCCGGCCTTCTCGAGCTTGGCCTTGGCGGAACCGGTGAACTTGTGGGCCGTGACCTTGAGCGCGCGGCTGATTTCGCCGTCGCCGAGGACCTTGAGCAGCTTGACGCCCGGGCGGATGAGGCCGGCGGTGGCGAGCACCTCGGCGTTCACCTCGGTGATCTTGGCGTCGAGGCGGGCGAGGTCGCCCACGTTCACGACGGCGTAGCTGGTGCGGTACTCGTAGTTGTTGAAGCCGCGGTGCGGGAGCTTGCGGTAAAGGGGCATCTGGCCGCCTTCGAAGCCGGGGCGGATGGAGCCGCCGGAGCGGGCCGTCTGGCCCTTGCCACCCTTGCCGGAGGTCTTGCCGTGGCCGCTGCCTTCGCCGCAGCCGACGCGCTTCTTACGGTGCACCGCACCCTTGACGTTAACGAGATTGTGGAGACGCATTTTCTTGATTCCTAATTTGGTCGCCGCGCCCGCGGAGGCGGGCACGACTCGGATTTATAATAAGGGGGATGATCAGGCGCGGAGCGCCTTGAAGTCTTCCTCGAGGCGCAGCTTGCGCAGGCCGTTGAGGGTCGCGTGCACGACGGCGATGTGGTTCTTGGAACCCATCGACTTCGTGAGCACGTTGTGGACGCCGGCCGCCTCGAGGACGGCGCGGACGCCGCCGCCGGCGATGAGGCCGGTACCGTTGGAGGCGGGGCGGAGGAACACCTTGCCGCCGTCGAACTCGCCGAGGACCTCGTGCGGGATGGTGGTGCCCTTGAGCTTCACGGAGACCATGCGCTTCTTGGCGGACTCGGTGGACTTCTTGATGGCGTCGGGGACCTCGTTGGCCTTGCCGTAGCCGATGCCCACGCTGCCCTTGCCGTCGCCGACGACGGACAGGGCGGAGAAGCTGAAGCGACGACCGCCCTTCACGACCTTGGCGCAGCGGTTGATGAAGACGACCTTCTCGAACATGCCGGGCTCGCCCGAATCATTGCCGGGGCCGGAAAAAGACCTGTTATTGTTTGCCATGGGAGGTGATTAGAATTGAAGACCGCCTTCGCGCGCGGCGTCGGCAAAGGTTTTGACGCGCCCGTGGAACAGGCGGCCGTTGCGATCGAAGACGACGGCGGTGATGCCGGCGGCCTTGGCCTTGGCGGCAAAGGCGACACCGAGCGTCTTGGCGCCGGAGACGTTGCCCTTCGCGCCGCCCTTCTTCACCTCGGGATCGAGGGTGGAGAGGAACACGAGGGTCGCGCCGGCGTCGTCGTTGACGGCCTGGGCGTAGATGTGCTTGCCGGAGAACTTGACGCTGAGGCGCGGGCGAACGGCGGTGCCGGTCACCTTCTTGCGGATGCGCCATTTGCGCTTCTGGAGGAGCTGGGCCTTGTAAACAGTTTTCATGGTTATGGTCTCGGTTAGGCGACGGTCTTGCCTTCCTTGCGACGGACGCGCTCGGCGTGCTCGCCGACGATACGGACACCCTTGCCCTTGTAGGGCTCCGGCGGGTAGTAGGCGCGGATCTCGGAAGTCACCTGACCGACGAGCTGCTTGTCCACGCCCTCGATCTTGAGCTTGGTCTGGTCGGTGACCGTGACCTTGATGCCCGCGGGGATGGTGTGGAGGATGGGATGGGAATAGCCGAGGGCCAGGTCGAGCTTGTCGCCCTTGAGCGCGGCCTTGAAGCCGACGCCCTGGATCTCGAGCTCCTTGAGGTAGCCGACGCTCACGCCCTTGACCATGCCGGCGATCACGGAGCGAACCGTGCCGTACATGGCCTTGGAAAAGCGGGTGTCCTCGGTCTTGGTGACGACGATGGCCTTGTCCTTCTGCTCAATCTTGACGACGGGCGCGAAGGTCTTGGAGACCTTGCCCTTGGGGCCTTCGACGGACACGGTGGTGCCGTTGATGGCGACCTTGACCTTGTCGGGAATCTGAACGGGTTGTTTGCCGATTCTGCTCATGGTGGTGGTGTCCTGGTTACCAGACGGTGCAGACGAGTTCACCGCCGAGTTTCTGGCGGCGGGCGTCCTGGTCCTTCATGAGACCCTTGGAGGTGGAAATGATGGAGATACCGAGGCCGTTGAGGACGCGGGGGATCTCGGAATAGCCGGAGTAGAGGCGGCGGCCGGGGGTGGAGGTGCGCTTGATGCCGGTGATGACCGGGGCGCTGTCCACGTACTTCATCGTAACGATGACGGTCTTGTGGCCGCGCTCGTCGGCGCCGGTGGCGACGTCACGGACGAAGCCCTCGTTCTTGAGGATGTGGGCGAGGCTCTCCTTGAGCTTCGAGTGCGGGGAAACGCACTGGGCGAGACCGGCCTTCGACGCATTGCGAAGGTGGGTCAGGAAATCACTGATCGGGTCTGTCATGGCTGGATGTGGTGGAGGTTGCCCGTCGGATCATATCCGACTTCCGGCGGGAAAGGGAAATTACCAGGAGGACTTGGTCACGCCCGGGATCTTGCCGGCGAGCGCGAGCTCGCGGAGCGTGATGCGGGAGACGCCGAAGCGGCGGTGGAAGCCGCGCGGGCGGCCGCTGAGCGAGCAGCGGTTGCGGATGCGGACCTTGGAGGAATTGCGGGGGAGCTTCGCGAGCTTCTTCTGGGCGGCGAAGAATTCCTCGTCGGTGGTGGCCGGGTTGGCGAGGATGGCCTTCAGCTCGGCGCGCTTGGCGGCGTGCTTCTCGACGAGGCGGATGCGCTTCTTGTTACGTTCGATGGCGGAAGTTTTCGGCATGGTCGGAAGGAGTTAGGCGGCGGAAGACTTGGCGGGAGTGGCGGGCACCGGGTCGGTGCGACGGAAGGGCATGCCGAGGAGCTTCAGGAGCTCGCGGGCCTCGTCGTCGGTCTCGGCGGAGGTCACGAAGGTGATGTCCAGGCCCATGGAGCGCTTGTTGTTCTCGACGACGATCTCGGGGAAGATGGTGAAGTCGGTGATGCCGATGGTGTAGTTGCCCTGACCGTCGAGCTTGTTGGGCACGCCGCGGAAATCGCGGATGGTCGGGAGGGCGACGGCCAGCAGGCGCATCAGGAAGTGCCACATGGCCTCGCCGCGGAGGGTGACGTGGCAGCCGGTGACCTGGTTGGGCTTCAGCTTGAAGTTGGCGATGGCGCGCTTGGTGCGGTTGAGCACGGGCTTCTGGCCGGCGATGAGGCCGATGTCGCGCGCGGTGTCGGCGATCTGGTTCTTGTCGGCCTCGGCGCCGATGCCGGTGTTGAGGACGATCTTCGTCAGCTTCGGGACCTGGTGCTTGTTCTTGTAGCCACGCGAGGTGACCAAGGCCGGGGCGACGGTCTCGTGGTAGAATTTCTGGAGGGGGGTGAGTTGTTTGCTCATGGTGCGAACCGGATTTCCGACCCGGATGCTTTAGGTTGGTGAGGAGTGCTTAGGCCTTGGCGGCGGCCGGGGCGACCTTGGCGCGCTTGGTCTGGTCGTAGCGGGACTGGAGCATGAGGTTGGACACGTGGACCGTGCCCTCGCGCTCGGCGATCTTGCCCTGCGGGTTTTCCTGGGACTTCTTGAGGTGGCGCTTGATCATGGCCACGCCCTCGACGACGGCGCGGTTCTTGGCGGCGCGGACCTCGAGGACCTTGCCCGACTTGCCCTTGTGGGCGCCGGCGATGACAACGACCTGGTCGTTGCGTTTGATGTGGAATTTCTGGGCCATGTTAGAGGACCTCCGGGGCGAGCGAGATGATCTTGGTGTAGTTCTTGGCGCGGAGCTCGCGGGCGACAGGTCCGAAGATGCGGGTGCCCTTCGGGTTGCCATCCTCGCCAATGATGACGACGGCGTTGGAGTCGAAACGGAGGTAGCTGCCGTCCGGGCGGCGCAGGGCCGCCTTGGTGCGGACGATGACGGCCTTGACGACCTCGCCCTTCTTGACGGTGGCGTCGGTGCTGCTCTCCTTGATGTTGATGGTGATGATATCACCGACGTGGGCGTAGCGGGAGGGGTGGCCGATCTTGCCGATCATGGACGCGCGGCGCGCGCCCGTGTTGTCGGCAATATCGAGGATGGAACGCATCTGGATCATGGTGGTATCTCCGGGGGCCGGGTTAGGCCTTGTTGGCCTTGGTGGTCTTGGTCGGGACAGCCTCGGCGACGTCCTTCTCGGACACGGCGACGAGATCAAGGCCGACGGCGGCCTCGATGACGCGGATGACGCGCCAGCGCTTGAGGCGGCTGATGGGGCGGGTCTCCATGACCTCGATCTTGTCCCCGAGCTTGGCCTCGTTCTTCTCGTCGTGGACGTGAAGGACGGTCTTGCGGTTGATGACCTTGTGGTAGAGCGGGTGCGGCGTCTTGTAGGGGACGGTGACCTTGACGGACTTGTCGCCCATCTTGGAGGTGACGAAGCCGATGACGGTCTTGCGGGCGTTGTGGCGGACGTGAGTGGACATGGGATTGTGCGGTTAGCGCCGGCGGCCTCAGGCGGCCTTCGTCGTTTTCTTCTGCTTGAGGATGGTCTCCAGGCGGGCGATGTCCTTGCGGTACTCGCGGAGGAGATGGGGCTTCTCGACCTGGCCGGAATTCTTGCGCAGGCGGAGCTGGAGGAGGAGCTCGCGGGTCTCGCGGAGCTTGGTGGTGATCTCGGCGGGAGCGAGTTCGCGGATTTCTTTGGAAGTCATGTTCGTCGGTCTCCTGAGGGTTAGACGGCGGCGCCTTCGCGCACGATGAAGCGGCAGCGGAAGGGGAGCTTGGCGTCGGCGAGGCGGAAGGCCTCCTTGGCGATGCTGTGGGGGACGCCGGCGAGTTCGAAGAGCACGGCGCCAGGCTTGATGACGGCGACGTAGAACTCGACCGGGCCCTTGCCCTGGCCCATGCGCACCTCGGCGGGCTTCTTGGTCACGGGCTTGTGCGGGAAGATGCGGATCCAGAGCTTGCCCTTGCGCTTGAGGTGGCGGGCGATGGTGACGCGGGCGGCCTCGATCTGCTGGCCGGTCATGGGGCCGCGGGAGAGCGACTGGAGGCCGAATTCGCCGAAGGCGAGAGTGTTGCCGCGCTTGGCATTGCCAGCGCGGGAGCCTTTCATCGACTTGCGGTATTTGGTGCGGGCGGGAGCTAGAGCCATGGGAAAAGGGCCTGAGGGTTAAGCTGCAGGCGAAATGGTGTCTGAGTTAGTTGGATTCGTCTTTCTTGCAGATCCAGCACTTGACGCCGATCTTGCCCCAGAGGGTCTGGGCCTCGGCGAAGCCGTAATCGATGTTCTCGCGCAGGGTGTGGAGGGGAATGCGGCCCTGGCGCTGCCACTCGCGGCGGGCGATGTCGGTGCCGCCGAGACGGCCGGAGCACTGGATCTTGATGCCGTCGATGCCAAGGGACATGGCGGTCTGGATGGACTTCTTGATGGCGCGGCGGAAGGCGATGCGGCGCTCGAGCTGGAGCGCGACGCTCTCGGCGACGAGCTGGGCCTCGATCTCGGGCTTCTTGACCTCCTGGATGTCGAGGAGGACCTCCTTGCCGGTGAGCTTGCCGAGGGCGACCTTCATGTTCTCGACCTCCTGGCCCTTCTTGCCGATGACGATGCCGGGGCGGGCGGTGAAGATCTTGACGCGCACGCGGTTGCCGGCGCGCTCGATGAAGATGCGCGGCACGGAGGCCTGCTTGAGCTTCTCCATCAGCATGGAGCGGATGATCTGGTCCTCATGGAGGAGCTTGGCGAAATCCTTCTTGCGCGCGAACCAGCGTGACTGCCAGTTGCGGCGGACGGCGAGGCGGAAGCCTGTGGGGTTGGTCTTTTGTCCCATGGAAGTGGTTAGTTGGATTTGCCGTCGGTGAGGACGATGCGGAGGTGCGACATGCGCTTGACGCGCGGCTTGGCGGAGCCCTTGGCGCCGGCCTTGAAACGCTTCAGGACGGGGCCGGGTTCGACGAGGGCGCGGTGCACGGTGAGGGTGCTGGCCACGAGGCTGTTGTTGTTCTCCGCGTTGGCCACGGCGCTCTTAAGCGTCTTGGCCAGCAGGCGCGCGGACTTGCGCGGGATGAGCGTGAGAAAGTCGATGGCCTCGGGGACGGGGCGGCCCTGGATCTGGTTCGCGATTTCGCGGACCTTGCGCGGGGACATGCGCGCATTGCGGGTGAGAGCTTGGATTTCCATGGTAGTATTCCGGTTGGGCGGTGGCCTCAGATTTCCTTGCGGGTCATGCCGCCGTGCGCCTTGAAGATGCGGGTCGGGGCGAACTCGCCGAGCTTGTGCCCGACCATGTTCTCCGTGACGTAGACGGCGATGTGCGCCTTGCCGTTGTGAACGCTGATGGTGTGGCCCACGAACTCGGGCGTGATGGTGGAGCGACGGGACCAGGTCTGGATGGGCTTGCGGGCGCCAC is from Lacunisphaera limnophila and encodes:
- the rplN gene encoding 50S ribosomal protein L14 codes for the protein MIQMRSILDIADNTGARRASMIGKIGHPSRYAHVGDIITINIKESSTDATVKKGEVVKAVIVRTKAALRRPDGSYLRFDSNAVVIIGEDGNPKGTRIFGPVARELRAKNYTKIISLAPEVL
- the rpsQ gene encoding 30S ribosomal protein S17, coding for MSTHVRHNARKTVIGFVTSKMGDKSVKVTVPYKTPHPLYHKVINRKTVLHVHDEKNEAKLGDKIEVMETRPISRLKRWRVIRVIEAAVGLDLVAVSEKDVAEAVPTKTTKANKA
- the rpmC gene encoding 50S ribosomal protein L29, which translates into the protein MTSKEIRELAPAEITTKLRETRELLLQLRLRKNSGQVEKPHLLREYRKDIARLETILKQKKTTKAA
- the rplP gene encoding 50S ribosomal protein L16 — encoded protein: MALAPARTKYRKSMKGSRAGNAKRGNTLAFGEFGLQSLSRGPMTGQQIEAARVTIARHLKRKGKLWIRIFPHKPVTKKPAEVRMGQGKGPVEFYVAVIKPGAVLFELAGVPHSIAKEAFRLADAKLPFRCRFIVREGAAV
- the rpsC gene encoding 30S ribosomal protein S3: MGQKTNPTGFRLAVRRNWQSRWFARKKDFAKLLHEDQIIRSMLMEKLKQASVPRIFIERAGNRVRVKIFTARPGIVIGKKGQEVENMKVALGKLTGKEVLLDIQEVKKPEIEAQLVAESVALQLERRIAFRRAIKKSIQTAMSLGIDGIKIQCSGRLGGTDIARREWQRQGRIPLHTLRENIDYGFAEAQTLWGKIGVKCWICKKDESN
- the rplV gene encoding 50S ribosomal protein L22; its protein translation is MEIQALTRNARMSPRKVREIANQIQGRPVPEAIDFLTLIPRKSARLLAKTLKSAVANAENNNSLVASTLTVHRALVEPGPVLKRFKAGAKGSAKPRVKRMSHLRIVLTDGKSN
- the rpsS gene encoding 30S ribosomal protein S19, which gives rise to MARSIKKGFFVDYHLLEKIQKAAKAGGARKPIQTWSRRSTITPEFVGHTISVHNGKAHIAVYVTENMVGHKLGEFAPTRIFKAHGGMTRKEI